The following proteins are co-located in the Ictalurus punctatus breed USDA103 chromosome 14, Coco_2.0, whole genome shotgun sequence genome:
- the gpx3 gene encoding glutathione peroxidase 3 produces MGIQKNIWVSVLLLVSGVQQSVSAGCNTQLCNQAVDGSIYNYGGKTLTEGLHIPFRQYSGKYVLVVNVASFUGLTFQYLELNALQEELKDLGFTILGFPCNQFGKQEPGLNEEILPLLKYVRPGNGFVPNFQLFESGDVNGENEQSVFTFLKNACPPVGNSFGSPTGRLFWEPLKVTDIKWNFEKFLVGPDGKPLMRWFPRVNVSEVRADIINLINTRRSKT; encoded by the exons ATGGGGATCCAGAAAAACATCTGGGTCTCTGTCCTGCTCCTGGTGTCTGGTGTTCAGCAGAGTGTCAGTGCAGGATGCAACACTCAG TTATGTAACCAGGCTGTGGATGGCTCCATATACAACTATGGAGGGAAGACGTTGACTGAAGGTTTGCACATTCCCTTCCGTCAGTATTCCGGGAAGTACGTCCTCGTTGTCAACGTGGCCTCCTTCTGAGGACTTACCTTCCAGTATTTGG AACTGAATGCACTACAGGAGGAGCTCAAAGACCTGGGCTTCACCATTCTCGGATTTCCGTGTAACCAGTTTGGGAAACAGGAACCCGGGTTAAATGAAGAGATCTTGCCACTGCTAAA GTATGTCCGCCCAGGCAACGGATTTGTTCCAAACTTCCAGCTCTTTGAAAGCGGCGATGTGAACGGTGAAAACGAGCAAAGTGTTTTCACTTTCCTGAAG AACGCCTGCCCACCTGTCGGCAACAGCTTCGGAAGCCCCACCGGCAGACTGTTTTGGGAGCCGCTGAAAGTCACCGACATCAAGTGGAACTTCGAGAAGTTTCTGGTGGGCCCTGATGGAAAGCCGCTGATGAGGTGGTTTCCAAGGGTGAACGTTTCCGAAGTCCGGGCCGACATCATAAATCTAATCAACACGCGGCGTTCCAAAACCTAA